In Pogoniulus pusillus isolate bPogPus1 chromosome 41, bPogPus1.pri, whole genome shotgun sequence, a genomic segment contains:
- the ACTL9 gene encoding actin-like protein 9, translating into MSSPKWGPGQPRSRDSLPSVCPAQLAAGSGSSGLNTPSTSSSKELELRTGAVVIDLGSSSCRAGFSGEQAPRAEVSTLLGGCPLAWPPGAGENKPEAFLAEAALPRPEPAVELMQKALITDWEAAGALWQHLLAQELQVAAEEHALLLTEPPLSPSAQREGMVELAFEALGCPAFFVAQQPVLSAYAHGRTSGLVVDVGYAASSAVPVHEGYSLRRASERSALAGSQLSWYLRQLLRGTGHVLSQEVVEDIKQKCCYVASNLEAECQLPPGNYTLDYALPDGQTISLSKERFHCPEMLFNPPPNWGISYVGIHEMAQRSLSQLPKEMRSVMYRNILLCGGSSLFEGLQSRFQSQLLQILPPKTEVKVAATPLGRHSAWTGGSILTSLMNFQTWWIRRDEYNEEGPRIVHQRCY; encoded by the coding sequence ATGAGCTCCCCAAAGTGGGGGCCAGGACAACCCAGGAGCAGGGACTCACTGCCCAGtgtctgccctgctcagctggcagcaggctcgGGCAGCTCTgggttaaacacccccagcacctcctcaagcaaggagctggagctgagaaCAGGAGCAGTGGTGATtgacctgggcagcagcagctgcagggcagggttcTCTGGCGAGCAGGCACCCAGGGCTGAAGTCAGCACCCTGCTGGGGGGGTGCCCCTTGGCTTGGcccccaggggcaggagaaaACAAGCCTGAAGCTTTCCTTGCTGAGGCAGCTTTGCCTCGCCCTGAGCCTGCCGTGGAGCTGATGCAGAAGGCTCTCATCACCGactgggaagcagctggagcCCTGTGGCAGCATCTGCtcgcccaggagctgcaggtggcAGCCGAGGAGCATGCACTGCTGCTCACCGAGCCCCCGCTCAGCCCCAGCGCCCAGCGGGAGGGCATGGTGGAGTTAGCCTTCGAGGCCCTGGGCTGCCCTGCCTTCTTCGTtgcccagcagcctgtcctCTCTGCCTATGCCCACGGCAGAACCAGTGGCCTGGTGGTGGACGTGGGCTACGccgccagctctgctgtgccagtcCATGAGGGCTACAGCTTGCGCCGTGCCAGCGAGAGGAGCGCCCTGGCAgggtcccagctctcctggtaCCTGAGGCAGCTTTTGAGGGGCACAGGGCATGTGCTcagccaggaggtggtggaagacaTCAAGCAGAAGTGCTGCTACGTTGCCTCCAACTTGGAGGCTGAGTGCCAGCTCCCTCCAGGCAACTACACCCTGGACTATGCCCTGCCCGATGGGCAGACCATCAGCCTCAGCAAGGAGAGGTTTCACTGCCCAGAAATGCTCTTCAACCCTCCACCAAACTGGGGCATTTCCTACGTGGGCATCCATGAGATGGCTCAGAGGAGCCTCAGCCAACTGCCCAAAGAAATGAGGTCAGTGATGTACAGAAACATCCTCCTCTGTGGGGGGTCCTCTCTCTttgaggggctgcagagcaggtttCAGAGTCAGCTCCTCCAAATCCTGCCCCCCAAGACAGAGGTCAAAGTGgctgcaacccctctgggcaggcaCTCAGCGTGGACAGGAGGATCCATCCTCACCTCCCTCATGAACTTCCAAACCTGGTGGATTCGAAGGGATGAGTACAACGAAGAGGGGCCAAGAATTGTCCACCAGAGATGCTACTGA